The Thermoplasmataceae archaeon genome has a segment encoding these proteins:
- a CDS encoding isopentenyl phosphate kinase, translating to MTVIVKLGGSLITDKGRYRTFRRAETEAVISNLLSFREEIVLVHGGGSFGHIKAKEYGIPGQINEKSKKGFSVIHHDMLSLNQEVSGLFIDRGFLPVSVPPANFLFKRSKALSSFRNYMDRGFMPVTFGDVYVKNEREFGIYSGDTLVLDLARIFLPDRVIFISDVDGIYDKNPKIFPEAKLLDNPEDGASFQFSVPDVTGGIQNKFAVMKKVRKYSKSVYLINGLKPERLLDLDSQRFIGTVIR from the coding sequence ATGACTGTCATAGTTAAACTGGGCGGGTCTCTTATAACTGACAAAGGCAGGTACAGGACTTTCAGAAGGGCAGAAACAGAGGCAGTGATATCTAATCTTTTAAGTTTCAGAGAAGAGATTGTCCTCGTTCATGGAGGGGGATCCTTCGGCCATATAAAGGCAAAGGAGTATGGTATTCCAGGTCAAATCAACGAGAAAAGCAAAAAAGGTTTTTCAGTAATACATCATGACATGCTTTCGCTGAATCAGGAGGTCTCAGGGTTGTTTATTGACCGGGGGTTTCTTCCGGTTTCGGTTCCACCAGCAAATTTCCTATTCAAGAGATCGAAAGCTCTTTCCTCCTTCAGAAACTACATGGATAGGGGATTCATGCCGGTCACATTTGGAGACGTTTACGTAAAGAATGAAAGGGAATTTGGTATTTACTCCGGTGATACGCTGGTTCTTGACCTTGCGCGAATTTTCCTCCCTGACAGGGTTATTTTTATAAGTGATGTTGACGGCATCTACGACAAAAACCCAAAGATCTTCCCAGAGGCAAAACTACTTGATAACCCTGAAGATGGCGCAAGCTTTCAGTTCTCAGTGCCTGACGTGACTGGAGGCATACAGAACAAATTCGCAGTTATGAAGAAAGTCAGAAAGTACTCGAAATCAGTTTATCTCATTAACGGACTGAAACCGGAGAGACTCCT
- a CDS encoding peroxiredoxin — protein sequence MALNIGDKAPDFEAKADSGSTVTLYEALKSGPVVLYFYPKDETPGCTAEACSFRDNWSDIRELGATVYGVSSDTVESHRKFKEHRNLPFTLLSDPERAIRKTYGATGLLLPPRITYVIDKDGTIVHVYNSQMNAKNHSAEALTALNKLAKKSETHGK from the coding sequence ATGGCACTTAACATTGGCGATAAGGCCCCTGATTTCGAGGCTAAGGCTGACTCTGGTTCAACTGTGACCCTGTATGAAGCATTGAAGAGCGGTCCGGTCGTTTTATACTTTTATCCGAAAGATGAGACTCCCGGTTGTACTGCAGAAGCGTGTTCTTTTAGGGATAACTGGAGCGATATAAGGGAACTCGGTGCAACTGTGTATGGAGTCAGTTCAGACACCGTTGAATCCCACCGTAAGTTCAAGGAACACCGGAATCTTCCATTTACCCTTCTCTCAGATCCTGAGAGAGCCATAAGGAAGACCTATGGAGCCACTGGCCTGCTGCTTCCTCCCAGAATAACGTATGTCATAGACAAGGACGGCACAATAGTACACGTCTATAATTCCCAAATGAACGCAAAAAACCACTCAGCCGAAGCACTCACTGCACTGAATAAACTTGCGAAAAAATCAGAGACGCACGGTAAGTGA
- a CDS encoding GNAT family protein: MKALKLVGETVTLSNVLNDNYAEELAEAANDPIIPELIGGHNFPHPYLKEDAINFFHMNREDGKQAFAMDFIIFYGEKIAGVIGLKDIDYEDHKAHVGYWVGKTFRSMGVATEALGLICNFCRETLSIRRLHTGVLENNVASMKVLLKNGFSIEGYEKDSMYLNGRYVSMFRFARILP; the protein is encoded by the coding sequence ATGAAAGCGTTGAAACTAGTGGGTGAAACCGTAACGCTGTCCAACGTCCTGAATGACAATTACGCAGAAGAGCTGGCGGAAGCAGCAAACGACCCGATCATTCCTGAGCTAATAGGAGGGCATAACTTTCCGCACCCTTACCTGAAAGAGGATGCGATCAATTTTTTTCACATGAACAGAGAAGATGGAAAGCAGGCTTTTGCTATGGATTTTATCATATTCTATGGAGAGAAAATTGCTGGGGTAATTGGGCTGAAGGACATTGACTACGAGGACCATAAAGCACACGTTGGTTACTGGGTAGGAAAGACATTCCGGTCCATGGGAGTCGCCACCGAAGCTCTGGGTCTAATTTGCAATTTCTGCAGGGAAACTCTCTCGATCAGACGGCTCCATACCGGAGTTCTAGAAAACAACGTAGCGTCTATGAAAGTTCTCCTCAAAAACGGTTTCAGTATCGAGGGATATGAAAAGGACTCAATGTATCTCAACGGAAGGTACGTGTCAATGTTTCGTTTTGCCCGTATTTTGCCCTAA
- a CDS encoding enoyl-CoA hydratase/isomerase family protein translates to MISQSSEILVDREDHSLWIRLNRPEKLNTLTAEMANEIISALRSAEADRTIRAVIITGNGANFSAGADINQFAGIDPGSAIEFHRKLNEVVLAFRTFPKPIIALLHGYALGGGLEISESADIRIATESCILGQPEVDIGINAGAGGNVVLPRIVGHGKAMYLAITGSKVPASEAFEMGLVDMVVPDESAENYVKDLVAKIANKPYETVSMIKSVMVNGSTVDVRSALEYEAAAFGYLLGTAETQERIKRFLDRRKK, encoded by the coding sequence ATGATATCTCAATCTTCAGAGATCCTTGTGGATAGGGAAGATCACTCCCTGTGGATTAGGCTCAACAGACCGGAGAAGTTGAATACTTTAACTGCTGAAATGGCTAATGAGATTATTTCAGCGCTCAGGTCAGCCGAGGCTGACAGAACCATAAGAGCTGTCATCATAACAGGGAACGGGGCAAATTTCTCAGCCGGGGCAGATATCAACCAATTTGCTGGCATCGACCCTGGGTCTGCAATTGAATTCCACAGGAAACTCAACGAGGTCGTTCTCGCCTTCAGAACTTTTCCTAAACCAATCATAGCCCTTCTGCACGGCTATGCTCTTGGCGGTGGGCTTGAGATATCCGAGTCCGCAGACATAAGGATTGCCACAGAAAGCTGTATTCTCGGACAGCCTGAGGTAGATATAGGCATAAATGCAGGTGCTGGCGGCAACGTCGTATTACCCAGGATCGTAGGTCACGGGAAAGCGATGTATCTTGCGATTACCGGGAGCAAAGTGCCAGCGTCCGAGGCATTCGAGATGGGGCTAGTTGACATGGTTGTTCCGGATGAGTCTGCAGAGAACTATGTCAAAGACCTTGTGGCTAAAATAGCAAATAAGCCCTACGAGACGGTAAGCATGATAAAATCGGTGATGGTAAATGGATCGACAGTGGATGTGCGCTCCGCTCTGGAGTACGAGGCGGCAGCTTTCGGCTATCTTCTGGGCACTGCTGAAACGCAGGAAAGGATCAAAAGATTTCTTGACAGGCGCAAGAAATAG
- a CDS encoding ribose-phosphate diphosphokinase, translating into MIIVAGSTSRRLAAEISERTHSQVADVERRRFPDGELYLRIKKDLKDQEVMMISSTTNDESLIETMLLIDAAREFRPRSILAIIPYFGYARQHMRYNEGEPVSSKVWTYLLERFADKIISIDIHDEQTLSYSSKPFLNISIMDSIASHYRDRAIDYVVSPDDGGSRRSLEVAQRLSAESFYLDKKRIDSSTVEMKFPDIDIKGKNILVVDDVISTGGTILKAVKLIRERGAARVYVSAVHGLFVGESQKKIEDIADDLAVTETVETRSSKISIAKEILDKIGVKSA; encoded by the coding sequence ATGATAATTGTAGCAGGTTCAACATCCAGAAGACTGGCTGCTGAAATTTCAGAGAGGACGCATTCTCAGGTTGCCGACGTAGAACGCAGGAGGTTTCCAGATGGTGAACTCTACCTGCGGATCAAAAAAGATCTGAAGGATCAGGAAGTAATGATGATCAGCTCCACCACTAACGACGAGAGCCTCATCGAGACCATGCTTCTCATAGATGCCGCGAGGGAGTTCAGACCCAGGAGCATCTTGGCAATTATACCGTATTTTGGATACGCTAGGCAGCACATGAGGTACAATGAAGGAGAGCCCGTGTCTTCGAAAGTTTGGACGTATCTGCTGGAGAGATTTGCGGATAAGATAATATCCATAGATATCCATGATGAACAGACTCTTTCCTATTCATCAAAACCATTCCTGAACATCAGTATCATGGACTCCATAGCCTCACACTACAGGGACCGGGCTATAGACTATGTGGTCTCCCCCGATGACGGCGGTTCAAGAAGGTCTTTAGAAGTCGCCCAAAGACTTAGCGCCGAAAGCTTTTATTTGGACAAAAAGAGGATAGATTCCAGTACAGTTGAGATGAAATTCCCAGATATTGATATAAAGGGAAAGAACATCCTTGTTGTTGACGATGTGATTTCCACTGGTGGGACAATCTTAAAGGCTGTAAAACTGATCAGAGAACGGGGGGCGGCAAGGGTATATGTGTCCGCTGTACACGGGCTGTTCGTTGGTGAATCACAGAAGAAAATAGAGGACATTGCTGATGACTTGGCCGTGACAGAAACCGTCGAAACACGTTCCAGCAAGATCAGCATTGCAAAGGAGATCTTGGATAAAATAGGGGTGAAATCAGCATGA
- a CDS encoding RNA 2'-phosphotransferase, translated as MKNDLMKCEEHGPYRGEKCPVCGVVGKRLMNELEIEGLSRILAGMLRHFPENYGIRLNEHGWIKVYSIVPAIRTEKKNFIWLTPYHLEAMVKTDTKERYELNSNHEVRATYGHTIPVEMDDLPTDDIPGKLYYQTTDEEYDFIKETGITPSDKTWIHLSKTYRQAYVSGLFHIDSPSVLVVDSEGLIQSGRPVYRATADIFLAKEIPPEFVSVAPAEEIILTEEEKTEVEKVKERRDRKLNKSEN; from the coding sequence ATGAAGAACGATCTAATGAAATGCGAGGAACACGGTCCGTACAGGGGGGAAAAGTGCCCTGTATGCGGAGTTGTTGGTAAGCGGCTTATGAATGAGCTTGAGATCGAAGGACTCAGCAGGATACTGGCCGGAATGTTGAGGCACTTTCCTGAAAATTACGGTATAAGGCTCAATGAACATGGGTGGATAAAGGTATACTCCATAGTGCCTGCCATAAGGACGGAAAAAAAGAATTTCATCTGGCTAACACCATATCACCTGGAAGCAATGGTCAAAACGGATACCAAGGAAAGGTATGAACTAAACAGCAATCATGAAGTGCGGGCGACTTATGGGCACACCATTCCCGTCGAGATGGACGATCTCCCTACCGATGATATACCTGGCAAACTCTATTATCAGACAACGGACGAGGAATACGATTTTATTAAAGAAACCGGGATAACACCATCCGACAAGACATGGATACATTTGTCAAAGACTTACAGGCAGGCCTATGTCTCCGGCCTGTTCCATATTGATTCGCCATCAGTTCTGGTAGTTGACTCAGAGGGGCTTATACAATCAGGAAGGCCTGTCTATCGGGCCACTGCTGATATATTCCTTGCAAAGGAAATACCACCTGAGTTTGTATCTGTTGCCCCTGCAGAGGAGATCATTCTTACAGAAGAGGAGAAAACAGAAGTGGAAAAGGTAAAAGAAAGAAGGGACAGGAAGCTTAACAAATCAGAAAATTAA
- a CDS encoding NAD(P)-binding protein, with the protein MELLEPGYIGNQRIKNRIAMAPMISNLAQVNGFTSEEHIAYLEERAIGGTGLIITEYTYVNDRNSRGSRNELGAYSMNMSPKLKRLTDRVHMHGSKIFMQLVHAGGKANYQINGNESFAPTAMEYLGRPVKEMTLSDIDSVKDDFVTAAKLAENSGFDGVEIHGAHGYLIEEFISPALNKRGDKFGGTFENRIRLPQEIADLIRSETDIAVGIRLSLMEYDQDGYPPDYGLKVAESLKNIDYVHFSAGRNAPPGSSASFYSEHLHIYRKLPHKPKITTVIVGSITSREDAIEAMQKADFVSVGRGHLADPYFAKKILSGDLPLRPCIRCNQNCRDLNYGEVRCAVNPDLGYELREKRHYKLNGDVAIIGGGIKGSEAALYASANGLKVTLYEKRERIGGQLLDARDPFKKREFEALISFYETALKRAGVTVNTDISYKGTGIYCLPDITYPDVRLHDDFFIDTNVYRYHDEVLDFSLNGSVTMSNRSLAGMDRGRSEGFRTLALERGIKFTDLEGKRFDFSLVEKEQYDIRKATIAGRERMNEYIREFSNEYL; encoded by the coding sequence ATGGAATTACTGGAACCGGGTTACATCGGGAATCAAAGGATAAAGAACAGAATCGCAATGGCGCCAATGATATCAAACCTGGCGCAAGTGAACGGATTTACAAGTGAAGAACACATTGCCTACCTGGAAGAACGAGCCATTGGCGGAACCGGCCTCATTATAACTGAATACACATATGTGAATGACAGAAACAGCAGGGGATCAAGAAATGAACTTGGTGCGTACTCAATGAATATGTCACCCAAGCTTAAGAGGCTCACAGACAGGGTGCACATGCATGGATCAAAGATATTCATGCAACTGGTTCATGCTGGAGGAAAGGCAAACTATCAAATCAATGGGAATGAGAGCTTTGCCCCAACTGCGATGGAATACCTGGGACGACCCGTAAAGGAGATGACTCTTTCAGATATTGATTCCGTTAAAGATGACTTTGTCACGGCAGCTAAACTCGCTGAGAATTCTGGGTTTGATGGTGTTGAAATACATGGCGCCCATGGATATCTTATAGAGGAATTTATCTCACCAGCTCTTAATAAACGCGGAGACAAGTTCGGAGGGACGTTTGAAAACAGGATCAGGCTTCCGCAGGAAATAGCCGATTTGATCCGGTCAGAAACTGACATAGCGGTGGGGATCAGACTGAGCCTCATGGAATACGATCAGGATGGTTACCCACCTGACTATGGACTGAAGGTTGCCGAGTCACTCAAGAACATAGATTACGTGCACTTTTCTGCCGGCAGGAATGCTCCGCCTGGATCATCAGCCTCATTCTACAGTGAGCACCTCCACATATACAGGAAGTTGCCCCATAAGCCAAAGATCACGACAGTGATAGTCGGGTCCATAACCAGCAGAGAAGATGCTATCGAAGCCATGCAGAAGGCGGACTTTGTGTCGGTTGGAAGGGGGCATCTGGCTGATCCATACTTTGCAAAAAAAATTCTTAGCGGAGACCTTCCCCTGCGACCTTGCATAAGGTGCAACCAGAACTGCAGAGATCTCAACTATGGTGAAGTCAGATGCGCTGTCAATCCCGATCTTGGATATGAACTTAGAGAAAAACGGCACTACAAACTTAATGGGGATGTGGCAATAATAGGCGGTGGAATAAAGGGGTCTGAAGCAGCTCTTTACGCTTCAGCAAACGGCCTTAAAGTAACGCTCTATGAGAAGAGAGAGAGAATAGGCGGGCAACTCCTTGATGCCAGAGACCCGTTCAAAAAGAGAGAATTTGAAGCTCTGATCTCTTTTTATGAAACCGCTCTCAAGCGTGCCGGGGTTACGGTCAATACGGATATTAGCTATAAGGGAACCGGAATATATTGCCTCCCCGACATAACTTATCCTGATGTGCGCCTTCATGACGATTTCTTCATTGATACCAATGTTTACAGGTACCACGATGAGGTTCTGGATTTCTCCCTTAATGGAAGTGTGACAATGAGCAATAGAAGCCTGGCTGGGATGGACCGGGGGAGATCTGAAGGCTTCAGGACTCTGGCATTAGAGAGGGGAATAAAATTCACTGACCTAGAAGGTAAAAGGTTTGATTTTTCGCTCGTGGAGAAGGAGCAATATGACATCCGAAAAGCAACTATAGCTGGAAGGGAAAGAATGAATGAATATATCAGAGAATTTAGTAATGAATACCTTTAA
- the glyA gene encoding serine hydroxymethyltransferase, with protein sequence MDKNIDAVHKIRQLAMDNNKFFEQSIPLIASENIMSPMAMEMLLTDFGFRYAEGLPHHRYYQGNFYVDQLEDLTIDLARSLFRSKQADPRPVSGTNANTAAIYALAKPGDKVAAPPLSGGGHISAAKFGAMGLRGVNVINYPFDVENMNIDIDGAIKLIRKEKPKVCLFGQSVFLFPTPIKEMKDAFDEVGCKVWYDGAHVLGLIAGKRFQDPLREGADIITGSTHKTLPGPQHGLILGNTDDDTWKAIQRAIFPGTISNHHLNSMAALGVTLAEELEFGESYADQVIANAKALAQGLSELGFKVLGEHKGFTESHTIVVDVRENGGGKFAAEAMEASHIISNKNLLPWDDNKKSQDPSGIRLGTQEVTRIGFGKSEMKEIASLIADVVIRKKSPDKIIPAVMELKAKHDEVKFCFGKLKPYSYIRVAE encoded by the coding sequence ATGGATAAAAACATAGATGCGGTTCACAAGATAAGACAATTGGCAATGGACAATAACAAGTTTTTTGAGCAGAGCATCCCCCTCATTGCTTCTGAGAATATAATGAGCCCGATGGCCATGGAAATGCTTCTTACAGATTTTGGATTCAGATACGCAGAGGGTCTTCCCCATCACAGATACTATCAGGGTAACTTTTACGTCGACCAGCTTGAGGATTTGACAATAGATCTGGCTAGGAGCCTTTTCAGGTCTAAGCAGGCAGATCCGAGACCCGTGTCCGGAACAAACGCTAACACCGCGGCCATATACGCTCTGGCAAAACCAGGGGACAAGGTAGCGGCCCCTCCACTTTCCGGCGGAGGGCACATAAGTGCTGCAAAATTTGGTGCCATGGGGCTTCGCGGTGTTAATGTGATCAACTATCCCTTTGATGTGGAAAACATGAACATTGACATAGACGGTGCCATTAAGCTCATAAGGAAGGAGAAACCAAAGGTATGCCTGTTTGGGCAATCGGTCTTCCTCTTCCCCACGCCGATAAAGGAAATGAAAGACGCTTTCGACGAGGTAGGCTGCAAGGTCTGGTACGATGGCGCACACGTTCTAGGTCTCATTGCGGGAAAGAGGTTTCAGGATCCGCTAAGAGAGGGAGCTGACATCATAACAGGAAGCACACATAAGACACTCCCAGGGCCGCAGCATGGACTGATCCTAGGAAATACCGATGATGACACATGGAAAGCTATCCAGAGAGCAATATTTCCAGGTACAATAAGCAATCACCATCTTAACAGCATGGCGGCACTTGGGGTTACCCTTGCGGAAGAGCTTGAATTTGGGGAATCATACGCAGATCAGGTAATAGCGAATGCCAAGGCCCTCGCACAGGGCTTGAGTGAGCTGGGATTCAAAGTTCTTGGTGAACACAAAGGATTCACGGAATCGCATACAATCGTTGTAGATGTAAGGGAAAACGGAGGGGGTAAATTTGCCGCGGAGGCAATGGAGGCATCTCACATAATATCAAACAAGAACCTTCTTCCATGGGATGATAATAAGAAGTCACAAGATCCAAGCGGAATCAGGCTCGGAACCCAGGAAGTTACTAGAATAGGTTTCGGGAAATCAGAAATGAAGGAAATTGCATCACTTATAGCTGATGTTGTGATCAGGAAAAAATCTCCAGACAAGATAATACCCGCAGTAATGGAACTTAAAGCAAAACACGACGAAGTCAAATTCTGTTTTGGAAAGCTAAAACCCTACAGCTACATAAGGGTTGCAGAGTGA
- a CDS encoding glycoside hydrolase family 15 protein, whose amino-acid sequence MATGDTINFGEIDTGGYSRIRNHGMIVSNRTAALVSMNGTIDWACLPNFNSTPVFDSILDRNRGGFFSIMPLDSKEIVVRQAYEEYTNILTTNFIRDNKTILRITDFIPSSEYTTINFPEIHRLIAAPYNDVDVRVDFRPNFGYGTIKPKLFRSKNGVLFRGNGDSLGLATDLSMEGTGPLISSQFSLERGASKWMVVLYGIKHLDRLNDYKSYARLEDTENYWKSWSNQGNYHGIYSGFVNRSALTLKGLFFEPTGLMVASPTTSLPECIGGERNWDYRFAWIRDTAYVIEALALIGYRKEATKFLYDIMNMIEKDGRVRTIYSINGKDNLDEVELDYEGYMSSRPVRIGNKASSQLQVDQYGSIINAIYYLGKIGGLINSYLWDFVIDILNNLSNTWKLPDSSIWEFRTEPRHYVYSKMMSWTAFHRARELGKMLEMTAPYSQWEKTENAIKKEVIELGYDKEKNSFMQYYGAPDTDASLLRMPLLGFLPPDDKRIVGTLNLIEKTLMKDNFLFRRYLEDDGLKGRDNAFTLLSFWYVETLVAMNRTRRAREVFETLLALGNHVGLFSEEIDFDTGELIGNFPQAITHLGIIRAAVKLNDNLKNNGKASLNY is encoded by the coding sequence ATGGCAACTGGCGATACTATCAACTTCGGGGAAATTGATACAGGCGGCTATTCCAGAATTAGAAACCACGGAATGATAGTAAGTAACAGAACAGCTGCTCTGGTCAGCATGAATGGCACCATCGACTGGGCGTGCCTCCCCAACTTTAATTCCACTCCTGTATTTGATTCAATACTTGACAGGAACAGAGGTGGTTTTTTCTCCATTATGCCCCTAGACTCGAAAGAGATTGTGGTCAGGCAGGCCTACGAGGAGTATACAAATATACTCACAACCAACTTTATCAGGGACAATAAAACTATACTGAGGATTACGGATTTCATACCTTCTTCTGAATATACGACTATAAATTTTCCAGAAATACACAGGCTGATTGCAGCCCCATACAATGACGTTGACGTCAGGGTCGACTTCAGGCCCAACTTTGGCTATGGAACCATAAAACCAAAACTGTTCAGGAGCAAAAATGGCGTATTGTTCCGTGGAAATGGCGACAGTCTCGGGCTTGCTACAGACCTTAGCATGGAGGGAACTGGCCCACTTATCTCAAGTCAGTTTAGCTTGGAACGAGGGGCTAGCAAGTGGATGGTTGTTCTCTACGGCATCAAGCATTTGGACAGGCTCAACGACTACAAATCATATGCGAGACTTGAAGATACAGAGAATTACTGGAAATCCTGGAGTAACCAGGGGAACTACCACGGTATTTACAGTGGATTCGTAAATCGGTCCGCCCTCACTCTTAAGGGTCTTTTCTTTGAGCCAACAGGGTTGATGGTTGCATCTCCGACCACCAGTCTTCCGGAATGCATAGGTGGGGAAAGAAACTGGGACTACAGGTTCGCATGGATACGGGATACTGCCTATGTAATCGAAGCCCTTGCTCTCATAGGATACAGAAAGGAGGCAACAAAGTTCCTTTATGATATCATGAATATGATAGAGAAAGATGGCCGTGTCAGAACAATATATTCGATCAATGGAAAAGATAATCTGGACGAGGTAGAGCTCGATTATGAGGGCTACATGTCTTCAAGACCTGTAAGAATAGGCAACAAAGCCTCTTCACAATTACAGGTGGATCAGTACGGGTCCATAATTAATGCGATATATTATCTCGGAAAGATCGGTGGCCTGATAAATTCATATTTGTGGGATTTTGTCATTGACATCCTTAACAACCTGTCCAACACGTGGAAACTGCCAGACTCGAGCATATGGGAGTTCAGGACCGAACCCAGACACTACGTCTATTCTAAGATGATGTCATGGACTGCTTTCCACAGAGCAAGAGAACTCGGGAAGATGCTTGAGATGACTGCACCATATTCACAGTGGGAAAAGACTGAAAACGCTATAAAGAAAGAAGTAATTGAACTGGGCTACGATAAGGAGAAGAACAGCTTCATGCAGTATTATGGTGCACCTGACACTGACGCCTCGCTGCTAAGGATGCCCCTTCTTGGATTCCTTCCCCCGGACGATAAAAGAATTGTTGGTACCCTGAATCTGATTGAGAAAACCCTTATGAAGGATAATTTCCTTTTCAGGAGATATCTTGAAGATGACGGACTGAAGGGAAGAGACAACGCTTTCACCCTCCTTTCTTTCTGGTATGTGGAAACTCTGGTCGCGATGAATAGGACTCGCCGGGCGAGAGAGGTATTTGAAACCCTTCTCGCATTAGGAAACCATGTTGGACTCTTCTCCGAGGAGATAGACTTTGATACGGGAGAACTTATTGGCAATTTCCCGCAGGCAATAACACATCTAGGAATAATAAGAGCAGCCGTGAAACTAAACGATAACCTGAAGAATAATGGAAAGGCAAGCCTTAATTACTGA